A portion of the Simkania negevensis Z genome contains these proteins:
- a CDS encoding phytase encodes MICSTSCVNLNKRIFPKGPAPKAVTHPLPGEADECGIWADTNDPSNSALICNDKSPFGALFVFDLSGKEISRSHNMDRPVGVSIRNGIKMKNGDVIDVVGCGVRGTNEIKIFKIDPSTRELIDVTHSSGISSGFHSDTYGFCLYKRQSDGQLFCFVSTKHTENIHQYRLDDNGTGRFQGTLVRKFGVTHQRSFVEGMVADDEYGYFYACDERHAILKFYADPDVKKDPFIKAFGLADGIKGDREGLGLYKMANGKGYLLVSSQGDSTFKIYERTGSNKFVKSIHAEGVTKTDGIGVTSLKIPPNYPTGVFAAHNDKNNNYAIFDWFEFSGLQ; translated from the coding sequence GTGATTTGCTCCACAAGTTGTGTCAACTTAAATAAACGGATTTTTCCAAAAGGTCCAGCACCGAAAGCAGTGACACATCCTCTACCCGGTGAAGCGGATGAATGTGGCATTTGGGCTGATACAAATGACCCTTCTAATAGCGCCCTCATTTGCAATGACAAGTCTCCGTTTGGAGCTCTCTTTGTTTTTGATCTCAGCGGAAAAGAAATTTCTCGCTCACATAATATGGACCGTCCTGTGGGGGTGAGCATACGCAATGGTATCAAGATGAAGAATGGAGATGTCATTGACGTTGTGGGGTGTGGTGTTCGCGGGACAAATGAGATCAAGATTTTTAAAATAGATCCGAGCACGCGGGAACTTATTGATGTGACCCATTCTTCGGGAATTTCTTCAGGATTTCACAGTGATACCTATGGGTTTTGCCTCTATAAACGACAGTCTGATGGGCAGCTTTTTTGCTTTGTCAGTACGAAACATACAGAAAATATCCATCAATATCGCTTAGATGATAATGGAACGGGAAGATTTCAGGGAACATTGGTGCGCAAATTTGGAGTGACTCATCAACGGAGCTTTGTTGAAGGGATGGTTGCAGATGATGAATACGGCTATTTTTATGCTTGTGATGAAAGACATGCGATCTTGAAATTTTATGCCGATCCCGATGTGAAAAAAGATCCATTTATTAAAGCCTTTGGACTTGCTGATGGGATCAAAGGAGACCGTGAAGGACTAGGCCTTTACAAAATGGCAAATGGGAAGGGATATCTCCTCGTTTCAAGTCAGGGAGATTCGACATTCAAAATCTATGAACGGACAGGCAGCAACAAGTTTGTGAAATCGATTCATGCAGAAGGGGTGACTAAAACAGATGGAATTGGGGTCACTTCTCTAAAAATCCCTCCGAATTATCCCACTGGAGTTTTTGCGGCGCATAATGACAAGAACAACAACTACGCCATCTTTGATTGGTTTGAGTTTTCAGGTTTACAATAA